One segment of Triticum aestivum cultivar Chinese Spring chromosome 2A, IWGSC CS RefSeq v2.1, whole genome shotgun sequence DNA contains the following:
- the LOC123186608 gene encoding tetraspanin-19, whose amino-acid sequence MAGHAAVRSCVQTALKAANSLVGLAGMAVILYALWVLRAWSQQAADHLPAPWFIYTLLSLGIIMCLLTCSGHIAAETANSPCLSCHMIFVFLLVILEAAIAADVFLNSYWEEDFPDDPSGKFDEFKHFVRSNFDICEWVALSVVAAQALSIILAMVLRALGPENEIEYDSDDDAVPARLPLLRNKPQHGPSYGEPNSPRRIDSWHVRILDKANEQ is encoded by the exons ATGGCGGGGCACGCGGCGGTGCGGAGCTGCGTGCAGACGGCGCTCAAGGCGGCCAACTCCCTCGTGGGGCTCGCCGGGATGGCCGTCATCCTCTACGCGCTCTGGGTGCTCCGCGCCTGGTCGCAGCAGGCCGCCGACCACCTCCCCGCCCCCTG GTTTATCTACACTCTTCTCAGCCTGGGGATCATCATGTGCTTGCTGACCTGCTCGGGCCATATCGCGGCCGAAACGGCAAACAGCCCCTGCCTGTCTTGT CACATGATCTTTGTGTTCTTGCTTGTGATACTGGAAGCTGCAATCGCCGCTGATGTATTTCTGAATAGCTACTGGGAGGAG GATTTCCCAGATGACCCATCTGGGAAGTTTGATGAATTCAAGCATTTCGTGAGATCAAATTTTGACATATGCGAATGGGTAGCCCTCTCGGTGGTGGCTGCTCAG GCGCTGTCAATCATTCTTGCGATGGTACTCAGGGCCCTTGGCCCCGAAAATGAAATCGAATACGACAGTGACGATGATGCAGTGCCCGCAAGGCTGCCTCTCCTAAGGAACAAGCCCCAGCATGGTCCAAGCTATGGCGAACCTAACTCACCTCGCAGGATTGATTCATGGCATGTGCGAATCTTAGACAAG GCCAACGAACAATAA
- the LOC123191075 gene encoding mevalonate kinase — MEIRARAPGKIILAGEHAVVHGSSAVAAAIDLYTQSSLHLPPSGEDGAGVVEVDLTDSCLAFSWPCSRLLEALGETCRKAELQAPRPCSPEELAAIAKLVELHEIPEAKIWLSAGLSAFLYLYTSILGCRPGKVVVSSGLPMGAGLGSSAAFSVSLSGALLTAAGVVCAEGVVGGTEWQLLGKDHLELVNTWAFQGEKIIHGKPSGIDNAVSTFGSMIKFKKGELTNLKSGNPVKMLITDTRVGRNTKALVAGVSERASRHPDAMASVFHAVNTISEELSSIVELAATDEISMTSKEEKLAELMEMNQGLLQCMGVSHSSIETVLRSTLKYNLVSKLTGAGGGGCVLTLIPTLLSKLVLEKVTTELESHGFRCFKVEVGGQGLQTHRG, encoded by the exons ATGGAGATCCGCGCCCGCGCGCCCGGCAAGATCATCCTCGCCGGCGAGCACGCCGTCGTGCACGgctcctccgccgtcgccgccgccatcgacctctACACGCAGTCCTCCCTCCACCTGCCCCCCTCAG GGGAGGACGGCGCCGGAGTGGTGGAGGTTGACCTGACGGACTCGTGCCTCGCCTTCTCCTGGCCATGCTCGCGCCTCCTCGAGGCGCTGGGGGAGACCTGCCGCAAGGCGGAGCTGCAGGCCCCGAGGCCCTGCTCCCCGGAGGAGCTGGCCGCCATTGCCAAGCTCGTGGAGCTGCACGAGATACCCGAGGCCAAGATCTGGCTCTCCGCCGGCCTCTCCGCGTTCCTCTACCTTTACACCTCCATCCTGGG GTGTAGGCCTGGGAAGGTCGTGGTGAGCTCGGGCCTGCCGATGGGCGCGGGGCTTGGTTCGTCGGCCGCGTTCTCTGTGTCATTGTCGGGCGCGCTGTTGACAGCAGCAGGCGTGGTTTGCGCTGAAGGTGTCGTCGGCGGAACAGAGTGGCAGTTGTTGGGGAAGGATCATCTTGAGCTGGTTAACACGTGGGCGTTCCAGGGCGAAAAGATTATTCATGGCAAGCCTTCTGGCATTGACAACGCTGTCAGCACTTTTG GAAGCATGATCAAATTCAAGAAGGGAGAATTGACGAACCTCAAATCTGGCAATCCAGTCAAAATGCTCATTACTGATACAAGGGTTGGTAGGAACACCAAGGCTCTGGTTGCTGGTGTGTCTGAAAGAGCATCTAGGCATCCCGATGCTATGGCTTCCGTCTTCCATGCAGTGAACACCATTAGTGAAGAGCTTTCCAGCATTGTCGAGTTAGCTGCTACTGATGAGATATCCATGACCTCAAAGGAAGAAAAGCTAGCAGAACTCATGGAGATGAACCAAGGTTTGCTCCAGTGCATGGGAGTCAGTCATTCTTCTATAGAAACCGTGCTGCGCTCAACATTGAAGTATAACTTGGTCTCGAAGCTCACCGGAGCTGGTGGTGGAGGCTGCGTTTTGACGTTGATACCAACTC TGTTGTCCAAGTTAGTTTTGGAGAAGGTCACCACGGAGCTAGAATCGCATGGTTTCCGCTGCTTCAAAGTCGAGGTCGGTGGACAAGGTCTTCAGACTCACCGAGGATAA
- the LOC123186609 gene encoding E3 ubiquitin-protein ligase AIRP2 has translation MVAAAPCAARRSFRDSLKVLEADIQHANTLASECSRDYDGACLQMRMSYSPAARLFLFLLQWTDCSLAGALGLLRILIYKVYVDGTTTMSTHERKASIREFYAVIFPSLMQLEHGISDSDDRRQRAACSERYRRRDEPEDSKRPVSEIDAEIEEECGICMELNSRVVLPNCSHDMCIKCYRQWRSRSQSCPFCRDSLKRVNSGDLWMLTDQRDVVDMATVTRENIRRLFTYIEKLPLVTLDNIFDAYDSHRMFLVLGCG, from the exons atggtggcggcggcgccgtGCGCCGCGCGGAGGTCGTTCAGGGACTCGCTCAAGGTGCTGGAGGCGGACATCCAGCACGCCAACACCCT GGCGTCCGAGTGCTCGCGGGACTACGACGGGGCGTGCCTGCAGATGCGCATGTCCTACAGCCCCGCCGCgcgcctcttcctcttcctcctgcaGTGGACCGACTGCAGCCTCGCCGGCGCCCTCGGCCTCCTCAGGATCCTCATCTACAAG GTCTATGTGGACGGCACAACAACCATGTCCACCCACGAAAGGAAGGCCAGCATCAGGGAATTCTACG CTGTGATATTCCCCTCCCTCATGCAACTGGAGCACGGGATAAGCGACTCCGACGACCGGAGGCAGAGGGCGGCGTGCTCAGAGCGATACAGGAGGAGAGACGAGCCAGAGGACAGCAAGAGGCCGGTCTCCGAGATCGACGCCGAGATAGAGGAGGAGTGCGGGATCTGCATGGAGCTCAACAGCAGGGTCGTGCTGCCCAACTGCAGCCATGACATGTGCATCAAGTGCTACCGTCAATG GCGCTCGAGATCTCAGTCATGCCCCTTCTGCCGAGACAGCCTCAAGAGAGTAAACTCCGGCGATCTATGGATGCTCACCGACCAGCGCGACGTCGTCGACATGGCGACGGTGACGAGGGAGAACATCAGGCGCCTCTTCACGTACATCGAGAAGCTGCCTCTCGTCACGCTGGACAACATCTTCGATGCCTATGATTCCCAT AGGATGTTCCTTGTCCTAGGATGTGGCTGA